One Gelria sp. Kuro-4 DNA segment encodes these proteins:
- a CDS encoding mannose-1-phosphate guanylyltransferase gives MRQVAAIMAGGRGERFWPLSRQSCPKQFLPLISEKTMLQETVGRLAPLLGPEDIYVVTGAQYAARVAEQLPDLPRENIILEPEGRDTAPCIALTAAYLAHRYPGEDAVLAVLPADHLITKPDLFRQILAGAFALAAAEPVLVTIGMSPSRPETGYGYIKCGEKVPWSGRHFVYRVQRFTEKPDRAAAEAFLKEGGYLWNSGMFVWRLSTLREAFQRHLPEVAAALPTLTAACGGPAEALAATFHSLPRISIDYGVMEKADNVYVIPGDFGWDDVGTWSALARLLTADADENVTIVNAPAAHGAAAVQEPILLGSKRCVVSGNGRLVAALGVEDLIIVDTDDALLICRRGQEQNLKSVLEQLRRDHRTAYL, from the coding sequence TTGCGCCAAGTCGCTGCCATTATGGCCGGCGGCCGGGGCGAGCGCTTCTGGCCCCTCAGCCGCCAGAGCTGTCCTAAACAGTTTCTCCCTCTTATCAGCGAGAAAACCATGCTGCAGGAAACGGTAGGGCGCCTTGCGCCGCTCCTCGGCCCGGAGGACATCTACGTGGTCACCGGCGCCCAGTACGCCGCGCGCGTGGCCGAGCAGCTGCCGGACCTCCCCCGCGAAAACATCATCCTTGAACCCGAGGGCCGCGACACGGCCCCCTGTATCGCCCTCACCGCGGCCTACCTGGCGCACCGCTATCCCGGCGAGGACGCGGTGCTGGCCGTGCTCCCGGCCGACCACCTTATCACCAAGCCGGACCTCTTCCGCCAAATCCTGGCCGGAGCCTTCGCCCTGGCTGCCGCCGAACCCGTGCTCGTCACCATCGGCATGAGCCCCAGCCGGCCCGAGACCGGCTACGGCTACATCAAGTGCGGTGAGAAGGTGCCCTGGAGCGGCCGCCACTTCGTCTACCGCGTCCAGCGCTTCACCGAAAAGCCAGACCGCGCCGCCGCCGAAGCCTTCCTCAAGGAAGGCGGTTATCTTTGGAACAGCGGCATGTTCGTCTGGCGCCTCTCCACCCTGCGCGAGGCCTTCCAGCGCCACCTGCCCGAGGTGGCCGCCGCCCTGCCCACCCTCACCGCCGCTTGCGGCGGGCCGGCCGAGGCCCTGGCCGCAACCTTCCATTCCCTGCCGCGCATCTCCATCGACTACGGCGTCATGGAGAAGGCCGACAACGTGTACGTGATCCCCGGCGACTTCGGCTGGGACGACGTGGGCACCTGGTCCGCCCTGGCGCGCCTCCTTACCGCCGACGCCGACGAAAACGTCACCATCGTAAACGCCCCCGCCGCCCACGGCGCTGCCGCGGTCCAGGAGCCCATCCTGCTCGGCTCCAAGCGCTGCGTGGTCTCCGGGAACGGCCGCCTGGTGGCCGCCCTGGGCGTGGAGGACCTCATCATCGTCGATACCGACGACGCCCTCCTCATCTGCCGCCGCGGCCAGGAGCAGAACTTAAAATCCGTCCTCGAGCAGCTCCGCCGCGACCACCGCACGGCGTACCTATAG